One Malania oleifera isolate guangnan ecotype guangnan chromosome 9, ASM2987363v1, whole genome shotgun sequence DNA segment encodes these proteins:
- the LOC131163356 gene encoding glycine-rich cell wall structural protein 1.8-like, whose translation MAVGFKQSTMATQRVILSVVFPVLLLLSLGICYAARDLLTLDVGAGYTLGSGRFAGYGIGGGAGSGYGGGLVGGYGGGGGSGGGGGGGLVGDNGAGGYGSGGGSGGGAGGGYGAGGAAGSGGGSGAGGGAGGGGEHGGGYGSGGGSGGGAGGGAGGGAGGYGGGSGSGAGGGGGAGGEHGGGYGSGGGSGGGAGGGAGGSGGGYGGGGGSGAGGGAGAGGEHGGGYGGGAGSGGGGGYGAGGGPGGGAGGGGGSGGGGGAGSGGGGYGGGSGSGSGGGYGAGGGHGGGSGGGGGGGEGGFGGGVGQGSGGGYGSGGGAGGGYGGGAGGGAGGGGGYGPGGGGGYGGGGGSGAGGGHGGYFP comes from the coding sequence ATGGCCGTGGGATTCAAACAATCTACCATGGCTACACAAAGAGTTATTTTGAGTGTTGTATTCCCAGTACTACTGTTGTTGAGTTTAGGCATATGTTATGCAGCCAGAGACCTCCTCACTCTTGATGTAGGAGCTGGCTACACTTTGGGGTCAGGCAGATTCGCTGGCTATGGCATCGGTGGTGGCGCTGGCTCTGGGTATGGGGGCGGACTTGTTGGGGGATACGGTGGTGGAGGCGGCTCTGGTGGCGGTGGTGGTGGGGGACTTGTAGGGGATAATGGCGCTGGAGGCTATGGAAGTGGAGGTGGTAGTGGAGGTGGAGCTGGTGGGGGCTATGGAGCTGGAGGTGCTGCTGGCAGTGGCGGGGGCAGTGGTGCTGGTGGTGGTGCAGGTGGTGGTGGTGAGCACGGTGGTGGATATGGAAGTGGAGGAGGCAGCGGTGGTGGTGCTGGTGGTGGTGCAGGCGGTGGTGCAGGTGGATATGGAGGTGGCAGCGGCAGTGGTGCTGGTGGCGGCGGAGGTGCTGGAGGTGAGCATGGTGGCGGATACGGAAGTGGAGGAGGCAGTGGTGGCGGTGCTGGTGGGGGTGCTGGAGGATCTGGTGGGGGATATGGAGGAGGTGGTGGTAGTGGAGCTGGTGGTGGTGCCGGTGCTGGAGGTGAGCATGGTGGCGGATATGGAGGTGGTGCGGGTTCAGGAGGCGGTGGAGGATATGGAGCCGGAGGAGGTCCAGGTGGCGGAGCTGGTGGAGGTGGAGGCAGTGGCGGTGGAGGTGGGGCAGGAAGTGGTGGTGGTGGCTATGGAGGCGGCTCAGGAAGTGGAAGTGGGGGTGGCTATGGTGCCGGAGGAGGGCATGGTGGTGGCTCTGGTGGCGGTGGTGGCGGCGGCGAAGGGGGTTTTGGAGGAGGAGTTGGCCAAGGAAGTGGTGGCGGATATGGTAGTGGTGGAGGTGCTGGTGGCGGTTATGGAGGTGGCGCAGGAGGTGGTGCTGGCGGTGGAGGCGGATATGGGCCAGGAGGCGGTGGGGGATATGGAGGAGGCGGTGGGAGTGGTGCAGGTGGGGGTCACGGTGGCTATTTCCCTTGA